One Neisseria sicca genomic region harbors:
- a CDS encoding thermonuclease family protein — protein MKTKTILKWLPVVLSVLGALGYSSRDTEIIRSGVQFASALTGSSHLGMEAFGALLSETVKSGSSENTVHQSHPHTQKRNSTTPHTYRGKISKIHDGDTLHVIDEDGAKHKIRMAYIDAPEINQAYGTRSRDNLIDAADGKKVKVRVFETDRYQREVAQVSVGTTDLNLMQLRDGAAWHYDSYAKKQQSKTAYTDYAAAQKQAKQKRKGLWSGKNPQAPWDFRREEREGQNGGHNERRQESGGQWFGIW, from the coding sequence ATGAAAACCAAAACAATCTTAAAATGGCTTCCCGTGGTTTTGTCCGTCTTGGGCGCATTGGGTTACAGCTCGCGCGATACCGAAATCATCCGCTCCGGCGTGCAATTCGCTTCTGCGCTCACAGGCAGCAGCCATCTCGGTATGGAAGCCTTCGGCGCATTATTATCGGAAACCGTCAAATCAGGGTCGTCTGAAAATACTGTACACCAAAGCCATCCGCACACTCAAAAACGCAATTCCACCACTCCCCATACCTATCGCGGCAAAATCTCCAAAATCCACGACGGCGACACCCTCCACGTTATCGACGAAGACGGCGCAAAACACAAAATCCGCATGGCGTATATCGACGCACCCGAAATCAATCAGGCATACGGCACGCGTTCGCGGGACAACTTGATTGATGCCGCCGACGGCAAAAAGGTGAAGGTACGCGTATTTGAAACAGACCGCTACCAACGCGAAGTCGCGCAAGTTTCCGTCGGGACGACCGATTTGAACCTCATGCAACTCCGCGACGGAGCGGCATGGCATTACGACAGCTACGCCAAAAAACAACAAAGCAAAACCGCCTATACCGATTACGCCGCCGCCCAAAAACAGGCGAAACAAAAACGCAAAGGCTTGTGGAGCGGTAAAAATCCCCAAGCCCCGTGGGACTTCCGCCGCGAAGAGCGCGAAGGGCAAAACGGCGGGCACAACGAGCGCCGTCAAGAATCAGGCGGACAATGGTTTGGCATTTGGTAA
- a CDS encoding uroporphyrinogen-III C-methyltransferase produces the protein MSRSEDNPSEANEAGRPIIVDSQGNAGSSETVAPKKAKQPKTSEYAGTHMSESKNLPQNQPAPVIIKQSGDRGLAVGALVLALLGLGASGFLFVQGQNVLKNQELSFNQKLDKAALGESENALLLKDHLNRQTAIQAELERLSKAQMANSEQILLTQKAYQELTKGRVNWLVDEAETMLNLASQQLLLSGNVQGAAAVLEHIDGRLSRFDQPELLPIKQAVSHDLAALKNRPYVDISGTALRLDRLETAVSGLPLVLDGVLQPGEQAQSNGASSGSWWQNTWDKSLVALKGLVEVRRLDNKDAMLLSPEQAYFVRENLRLRLLDARTALMQHNGEVYQSDLNYVEAAVKQYFDGKSPATQAWLKELSELKALDVRMISDDSLKASLSAIRAYQDGTRTPVALPEPVTTASSAPLPSAASEAAAPQTASQVNETASAPKTAPAPRAAHPAKARPAPAQKPAPSAQADTKPLEAPALPSEAKPQNISEPEKKAAPEKQSRPAADAETKGGRA, from the coding sequence ATGAGCCGGTCTGAAGACAATCCATCCGAAGCAAACGAAGCCGGTCGGCCGATTATCGTCGACAGTCAGGGTAACGCGGGGTCGTCTGAAACAGTGGCTCCGAAAAAGGCCAAGCAGCCTAAAACCTCCGAATACGCAGGAACACACATGTCTGAATCTAAAAATCTTCCTCAAAACCAACCCGCCCCCGTCATCATCAAACAATCCGGCGACAGAGGGCTGGCGGTAGGCGCGCTGGTGCTGGCGCTGCTGGGTTTGGGCGCAAGCGGCTTTTTGTTTGTGCAAGGACAAAACGTCTTGAAAAACCAAGAGCTTTCGTTTAACCAAAAGCTCGATAAAGCCGCCTTGGGCGAATCTGAAAACGCTTTACTCCTGAAAGACCATTTAAACCGCCAAACCGCCATCCAAGCCGAATTGGAGCGCTTGAGCAAAGCCCAAATGGCAAACAGCGAACAAATCCTGTTGACGCAAAAAGCGTATCAGGAGCTGACCAAAGGGCGCGTCAACTGGCTGGTTGACGAAGCGGAAACCATGTTGAACCTCGCCTCGCAGCAACTGCTGCTGTCGGGCAACGTACAAGGCGCGGCGGCGGTGTTGGAACATATCGACGGCCGCCTGAGCCGTTTCGACCAGCCCGAGCTGCTGCCCATCAAACAAGCCGTCAGCCATGATTTGGCGGCATTGAAAAACCGTCCGTATGTCGATATTTCCGGCACGGCGCTGCGCCTCGACCGTTTGGAAACCGCCGTTTCCGGCCTGCCGCTGGTGTTGGACGGCGTATTGCAGCCGGGCGAACAGGCGCAAAGCAACGGCGCATCTTCAGGCTCTTGGTGGCAAAATACTTGGGATAAATCTTTGGTTGCACTGAAAGGGCTGGTGGAAGTCCGCCGACTCGACAATAAAGACGCGATGCTGCTGTCGCCCGAACAGGCGTATTTCGTCCGCGAAAACCTGCGCCTGCGCCTTTTGGATGCGCGTACCGCGCTAATGCAGCACAACGGCGAGGTTTATCAAAGCGATTTGAACTACGTCGAAGCGGCAGTCAAGCAATACTTTGACGGCAAATCGCCCGCAACACAGGCATGGCTGAAAGAGTTGTCCGAATTGAAAGCGCTGGATGTACGTATGATTTCAGACGACAGTTTGAAAGCCAGCCTCAGCGCAATCCGCGCCTATCAAGACGGTACGCGCACTCCGGTCGCGCTGCCCGAACCCGTAACAACCGCCTCGTCCGCGCCCCTGCCCTCCGCCGCGTCCGAAGCTGCCGCTCCTCAAACCGCCTCGCAGGTGAATGAAACTGCTTCCGCACCGAAAACCGCACCGGCTCCGAGGGCTGCCCATCCTGCCAAAGCAAGACCCGCTCCTGCACAGAAACCCGCCCCTTCCGCCCAAGCAGACACGAAGCCTTTAGAAGCTCCGGCGTTGCCTTCCGAGGCCAAACCGCAAAACATTTCCGAGCCGGAAAAGAAAGCGGCCCCTGAAAAACAAAGCCGCCCTGCCGCCGATGCTGAGACCAAAGGAGGCCGTGCATGA
- a CDS encoding heme biosynthesis protein HemY: MKAVVWIVVLFATAVGIVLTSGIYTGNVYIVVGQVMMRVNLHAFILGLVLFVVTLYFLIKFIVGLMNIPARMQRFGTARKGRQAAVALNSAGLAFFEGRFEKAEQEAAKVLENKEAGDNRNLALMLGAHAADQMENFELRDHYLKDIEKLPNKQQLSRYLLLAESALGRRDYPTALENLNAAARIHPNLSRLARLQLRYAFDHGDAEDVLAKSEKLMKVGAINDFEAEQYQSWAYRRLLAEASDATGLKTCLKRIPEALKADELCVAIAEKYERLGLYTEAVKWVRQYYPQNRRPELLEAFVESVRFFNERGQQKAIDLADSWLKDKPDDAPLLMYLGQLAYGRSLWGKAQSYLEASIALQPSIAARLMLARVLDETGQPQKAQEQRKLVLEAVSDDERHAALEQHS, translated from the coding sequence ATGAAAGCCGTCGTCTGGATTGTCGTTTTATTCGCCACTGCAGTCGGTATCGTCCTAACTTCCGGTATTTACACAGGTAATGTCTATATCGTCGTCGGACAGGTCATGATGCGGGTCAACCTGCACGCCTTTATCTTAGGGCTGGTTCTGTTTGTCGTTACCCTGTATTTCCTGATCAAATTCATCGTCGGCCTGATGAACATCCCCGCCCGTATGCAGCGTTTCGGTACGGCGCGCAAAGGCCGTCAGGCAGCCGTTGCTTTGAACAGCGCAGGTTTGGCGTTTTTTGAAGGCCGCTTTGAAAAAGCGGAGCAGGAAGCCGCCAAAGTATTGGAAAACAAAGAAGCCGGCGACAACCGCAACCTCGCGTTGATGCTGGGCGCGCACGCCGCCGACCAAATGGAAAACTTCGAACTGCGCGACCACTACCTGAAAGACATTGAAAAACTGCCGAACAAACAGCAGCTTTCCCGCTATCTGTTGTTGGCAGAGTCCGCACTCGGCCGCCGTGATTATCCGACCGCCCTGGAAAATCTGAACGCTGCCGCGCGCATCCATCCCAACCTGTCCCGCCTTGCCCGCCTGCAACTGCGTTATGCCTTTGACCACGGCGATGCGGAAGATGTGTTGGCGAAATCCGAAAAACTGATGAAAGTCGGCGCGATTAACGATTTTGAAGCGGAACAATACCAAAGCTGGGCATACCGCCGCCTGTTGGCGGAAGCATCAGACGCAACCGGTCTGAAAACCTGTCTGAAGCGCATTCCCGAAGCACTCAAGGCGGACGAATTGTGTGTCGCCATTGCCGAAAAATACGAGCGTCTCGGACTCTATACCGAAGCCGTCAAATGGGTGCGCCAATACTACCCGCAAAACCGCCGCCCCGAACTTTTGGAAGCCTTCGTCGAAAGCGTCCGCTTCTTCAACGAACGCGGCCAGCAAAAAGCCATCGACCTTGCCGATTCTTGGCTGAAAGACAAACCCGACGACGCGCCGCTCTTGATGTACCTCGGACAGCTTGCCTATGGCCGCAGCCTGTGGGGCAAGGCGCAAAGTTACCTCGAAGCCAGCATCGCCCTGCAACCGAGCATCGCCGCCCGCCTCATGCTGGCGCGCGTACTCGACGAAACCGGACAACCGCAAAAAGCTCAGGAACAGCGGAAATTGGTTTTGGAAGCCGTCTCCGATGACGAACGCCACGCAGCGTTGGAGCAGCATAGCTGA
- the hemE gene encoding uroporphyrinogen decarboxylase, with product MTSLKNDTFLRALLKQPVEYTPIWMMRQAGRYLPEYKATRAKAGSFLDLCKNTELATEVTIQPLDRFDLDAAILFSDILTVPDAMGLGLYFAEGEGPKFERALQHEADIAKLQVPDMEKLQYVFDAVGSIRKALDGCVPLIGFSGSPFTLACYMVEGGSSKEFRTIKTMMYSRPDLLHKILDTNAQAVTAYLNAQIDAGAQAVQIFDTWGGVLSDAAFKEFSLKYIRQIVAGLKRESEGRRVPVIVFAKGGGLWLEGMAEIGADALGLDWTCNIGEARRRVGNQVALQGNFDPFALFGTPESIRTEVARILADYGNGSGHVFNLGHGINQHADPEHAKILVDTVHELSRQYHA from the coding sequence ATGACCTCTTTGAAAAACGACACCTTTCTCCGCGCCCTGCTCAAACAGCCCGTCGAATACACACCGATTTGGATGATGCGTCAGGCGGGGCGTTATCTGCCCGAATACAAAGCCACACGCGCGAAAGCGGGCAGCTTCCTCGATTTGTGTAAAAACACCGAATTGGCGACCGAAGTCACCATCCAGCCCTTAGACCGCTTCGATTTGGACGCGGCGATTCTGTTCTCCGACATCCTGACCGTCCCCGACGCAATGGGCTTGGGTCTGTATTTTGCCGAAGGCGAAGGCCCGAAATTCGAACGCGCCTTGCAACACGAAGCCGACATTGCCAAGCTGCAAGTTCCCGATATGGAAAAACTGCAATACGTCTTTGACGCCGTCGGCTCCATCCGCAAAGCATTGGACGGCTGCGTACCGCTTATCGGTTTCTCCGGCAGCCCGTTCACGCTCGCCTGCTATATGGTCGAAGGCGGCAGCAGCAAAGAATTCCGCACCATCAAAACCATGATGTACTCGCGTCCCGATTTGCTGCACAAAATCCTCGACACCAACGCCCAAGCCGTTACCGCCTACCTCAACGCCCAAATCGACGCGGGCGCGCAGGCCGTGCAGATTTTCGACACTTGGGGCGGCGTCCTGAGCGATGCGGCGTTTAAAGAATTCAGCCTCAAATACATCCGCCAAATCGTTGCCGGTTTGAAACGCGAAAGCGAAGGCAGACGCGTTCCCGTTATCGTGTTTGCCAAAGGCGGCGGGCTGTGGCTGGAGGGCATGGCGGAAATCGGCGCAGACGCATTGGGCTTGGACTGGACGTGCAACATCGGCGAAGCACGCCGCCGCGTCGGCAACCAAGTCGCCCTGCAAGGCAACTTCGACCCGTTTGCCCTCTTTGGCACGCCTGAATCCATCCGCACCGAAGTCGCGCGCATCCTAGCCGACTACGGAAACGGCAGCGGCCATGTCTTCAACCTCGGACACGGCATCAACCAACACGCCGACCCCGAACACGCCAAAATCTTAGTCGATACCGTACACGAACTGTCGCGCCAATATCACGCCTGA
- a CDS encoding sensor histidine kinase yields MSIIRQINNTFAVPDLRNSATVVRLLIIVLGSLFFLPLISDSSLSYSAEIYHHSQWVFPVLLGILVKAYFVNIFTPAIKTSPYGVIITYFLNLSIFAIVDFFILKTHGRTLSQHFFLFNLFLLGLMYYEASRRNGLAPSISEARLSALTARIRPHFLFNSLNAAISLIRLRPYDAETLLENLANLFRAQLRDGSQSSTLGQEIEWAQEYIAIEQIRMGHMRVQVMWQHQAPDDAETPHLLLQPLLENAVFHGVESTHRPGMITVFTKLNKSSIYIRIENPYTPPESSENAKPHKGNSMALHNLKERLTLMYDNDAKIQSRQLDGIFRVDIRLPYRKKASDVNRLFG; encoded by the coding sequence ATGTCTATTATACGTCAAATCAACAATACATTCGCCGTCCCGGACCTGCGCAATTCGGCAACAGTCGTGCGCCTTTTGATTATTGTCTTGGGCAGTCTGTTCTTTTTACCCTTGATCAGCGATTCTTCGCTCTCCTATTCCGCAGAGATTTACCATCATTCCCAATGGGTGTTTCCCGTATTGCTGGGGATTTTGGTTAAAGCCTATTTTGTCAATATCTTCACCCCTGCCATCAAAACATCGCCCTACGGCGTCATTATTACCTATTTTTTGAACTTATCGATATTTGCAATCGTCGATTTCTTCATTCTGAAAACACACGGCAGAACGCTCTCGCAACATTTCTTCCTGTTCAACCTTTTCCTGCTCGGGCTGATGTATTACGAAGCTTCGCGCCGGAACGGCCTTGCGCCTTCGATTTCCGAAGCCCGCCTCAGCGCGCTGACTGCCCGCATCCGCCCGCATTTCCTGTTCAACAGCCTCAACGCCGCCATCAGCCTCATCCGCCTGCGCCCGTATGATGCGGAAACCCTGCTGGAGAACCTCGCCAACCTCTTCCGCGCCCAACTGCGGGACGGCAGTCAAAGCAGCACTTTAGGACAGGAAATCGAATGGGCGCAGGAATACATCGCCATCGAACAAATCCGCATGGGCCATATGCGCGTGCAAGTGATGTGGCAGCACCAGGCGCCCGATGACGCGGAAACGCCGCACCTCCTGCTCCAACCCCTTTTGGAAAACGCGGTCTTCCACGGCGTCGAATCGACCCACCGTCCCGGCATGATTACTGTGTTTACCAAGCTCAACAAATCATCCATCTACATCCGCATCGAAAACCCGTACACCCCGCCCGAAAGCAGCGAAAACGCCAAACCGCACAAAGGCAACTCAATGGCATTGCACAACCTCAAAGAACGCCTGACGCTGATGTACGACAACGATGCCAAAATCCAAAGCCGCCAACTCGACGGCATCTTCCGCGTCGATATCCGCCTGCCTTACCGCAAAAAAGCCTCTGATGTGAACAGACTGTTCGGTTAA
- a CDS encoding uroporphyrinogen-III synthase, which translates to MPVMLIVRPSARAGDDVRTCSQAGWRARVLSPVEIEPDEAALRGLKEQFSRADAVFWVSPTAVETAAPYVDFSDDLKVQVAVGQASGQALQRCGAKNVSVPQEGNDSEAVLRLPVWDTLPQGARVLIVRGRGGRDFLAESLKKKGFAVEIAEAYFRRPNGLNWQDFDAESIDAAFIASGELVRGLFSQVPPQFSRFFESLLYFTHHPRIADALREAGARHIRVVASLKAALSSFPKEQTDEPV; encoded by the coding sequence ATGCCTGTCATGCTGATTGTCCGTCCGTCCGCGCGTGCGGGAGACGATGTGCGCACCTGTTCGCAGGCAGGGTGGCGCGCGCGGGTGTTGAGTCCGGTTGAAATCGAGCCTGACGAAGCGGCGTTGCGCGGCTTGAAAGAACAGTTTTCCCGTGCGGATGCGGTGTTTTGGGTCAGTCCGACGGCGGTTGAAACCGCTGCGCCGTATGTGGATTTTTCAGACGACCTGAAGGTTCAGGTTGCGGTCGGTCAGGCAAGCGGTCAGGCTTTGCAGCGGTGTGGCGCGAAAAATGTGTCTGTGCCGCAAGAAGGCAACGACAGCGAGGCAGTGTTGCGGCTGCCGGTTTGGGATACGCTGCCGCAGGGCGCGCGCGTATTGATTGTGCGCGGACGCGGCGGGCGCGATTTTTTGGCGGAGTCGTTAAAGAAAAAAGGCTTTGCGGTGGAAATCGCGGAAGCGTATTTCAGACGACCTAATGGATTGAATTGGCAGGATTTTGATGCCGAATCCATTGATGCCGCCTTTATCGCTTCGGGCGAACTGGTGCGCGGGCTGTTTTCGCAGGTTCCGCCGCAATTTTCCCGATTCTTCGAATCCTTGTTATACTTCACCCATCATCCGCGTATAGCCGACGCGCTTCGCGAGGCGGGTGCGCGCCACATACGGGTCGTCGCTTCTCTGAAAGCGGCACTTTCATCATTTCCTAAGGAGCAAACCGATGAGCCGGTCTGA